AAGACCAATTAATCGTGTATTAGTCGTAGTAATTACTTCTGATAAAGGTTTGTGTGGTGCTTTCAATTCAAATTCAATCAAAGCTGCAAAAAATATCATACAAGAGAAGTATGCTGAACAAGCTGCTAACAAAAAAGTAGATATTTTAACCGTTGGAAAGAAAGCTTACGATGCATTCAAATCATCAGAATATAAAGTAAATAAAGACTTTACTAATTTATTTCATGGCTTACATTTTGATGATGTAGCTAAAGCGGCAGAGTATATTATGTATGCTTTTGAACAAAATGTATATGATGTAGTAGAAGTAGCTTATGGTAAATTTAAGAATGCAGGAACTCAAGAAACAACTGTAGAGCAGTTTTTACCAATTATAACTACTACAAACGAAGCAGATGCTAAACATAAAGCAGATTATTTGTTTGAACCAGAACAACAAAAAATATTGGGTTCTTTAGTACCAAAAATATTAAAAACACAATTTTTTAGATATACACTTGATTCTAATGCATCTGAACATGGTGCAAGAATGACAGCAATGGACAAAGCTACAGAAAATGCTAATGAGTTGTTGAAAGACTTAAACATTATGTACAACAGAGCGAGACAAGCAGCTATTACAACAGAGTTGACCGAAATCGTTTCTGGTGCTGCTGCATTAAAAGGTTAATTAGTAGCTTACTTAAATTTTTGAGGAACGAAAAAAATGTGGCAATCTATGAGATTTGCTATAAAGGAATGATTTCTACATTTTTCGTTTATTAGGGTTTTGTCTATTGGAGAAAAAAGAAAGAATTTCAATTTGAGTTTTATTTTCTCTATAATACAGAGTGTTATACTTTCTTATAACAACCTTCCTTATTCCTTTAGATGTTGAAACAGGAAATAGACTTGGATTTATAGCAATTAATCTTAGAATTTTATTAATCTCTCAAGTTTGACACGATATTGAGTTAATTAATTGATTATCAACAATAGTGTTATTGGATTGGCTCACTACAAATTGGATTTTATAGTGTTAGTTTGTCTTTTGGAATGATGGGTTGTAATGGCATTAAACCTATTGCTCTTTGAAGTGCAATTTCGTTTTCTGTTGGTCTTGAACGTACATAGATTTGCTCTTTATTGTGTTGTAACAAGCTTACTTGCATTTTATTTAGCGTAGTTCTTAGCGTATTCTCTGTGAGTTTTAGTCCGCTTTTATTGGTTCTTTGTAGTGTGTAGTTTAATAGTGTATAAGCGATATAGCATAAACAAATATGTCCTTTAATTCGTTTGTCTGTCCAATGAAACATGGGTCTTATTTCTAAGTGTGCTTTAAAGGTTCTAAAGGTGTGTTCTATTTTATAAAGTTGTTTGTATTGTTCTAATACTTGTGTTGCTGTAAGGGTTTTGTTGTTGGTGCTAATAGCCAAAATGCCATCGTACTTTGCATCGTTTATTAGTTTTTGTTCATTCAGTTCATAGCTGCCTTTTGGGTTTTGTTGTATATAAAACCTACTTGCTTTTTTGGTAATTAGAGCTGTATTTTTTAATAGTATTTTAGCTGTAGCTTCTTTGTCTTCTCTATCTTGTTTGTCTTTTTTTGCTCGTTTTTGGCTGTGTGTTACGATGATTGTTTTACCATCGTGTTCTACGGTTTTATATGTAATTACAATGGCTTCGCCAGTTGTATCATGGTATATCCATTGTTTGGTAAAAGAAGCTAAATCGGTAAGCTCGGTTTGTAATGTTTTAGGTAAACTTTTGATGCGTTCGCCAAGTATAAATTCGTAGCCATTGTTTTTGGTAATTTCGATGTTATGTTTCGATAACATACCTCTATCTGCTACCATAATTATTTTTTCTATTTGATATTGTTTTTTTAAATCGATTAATGCTTTTTCAAAAGTATGTCCTTCGTAGGTATTGCCTTCAAAAATTTGATAACCAATCGGATTTTTATCAGTATCTATGAGCATACAAAACAAGATTTGTGTGTTTCCTATTTTGCCATCTTTACTAAATCCTTTTTGCCTAAGTTTGCCTTGTTGTTCTACTTCACTTTCAAAATACAAAGTGGTTACATCATAAAATACAACATCCAATTTTTGATTAAATAAATCTCTGCCTGTTTGGAAAATTTGTTGTTGAATGAGCGATTGATTGTCGGCTAATTTATCTAAAGTTCGATACAAGTGATGTAGCGAAACAGTAGGCAAATTAAGATATTCCGACTGATGTAGATAATTTTGATGTTTACTACACGGATCTTGTAATCGCTCTAAAAGCATCAACAAAACAGCATCCGAAAAATTAAATTGTAGTTTGTTTTTTGAGGCTATTCTGCGAAACACATCTTGCAAACCATAATGCTGTAATACTTTTTGGTAGAGGTATTGATAGCCATAATTGTATCTGCCTAATTCTAACAAATCGCTAGTTAGCAATGCCTTTACTTCGCCACCACCTAACTCAAATAATTGGATACCGATGGCTCGCAATTGGGCTGGTTTATAATCTTCTACTTTGCCAAGTGTGTGTAATATTTTGTGCTTTGATTTGCCCTCATCATTTCGATAGCTTTCTAAGATACGCAAATACGTGCCTGATGATTTTTTCTCTATCCGCAAAAATGACATACTGCAAAAATAGAGCGGATAAACTAATTATAAAAGCAACCAAAAAAAAATCGGCTCACTACAAATTTGAAAAAATAAAAACAAAACTCAATAAAATAAGGCGTTCTCAGTCATATTTTATGAAAAGGTGTCAAACTCGAGAAAAAAGAAAGAATTTCAATTTGAGTTTTATTTTCTCTATAATACAGAGTGTTATACTTTCTTATAACAACCTTCCTTATTCCTTTAGATGTTGAAACAGGAAATAGACTTGGATTTATAGCAATTAATCTTAGAATTTTATTAATCTCTTCAGATAATTTTTTCAGCTCTCGTTTAGTAAAATATGTTTCAAGATATTGGTAAGTATTAGCCAATTCATTCAAAGCATGGTTAGTCCAAAAAATGTTATAACCATTTTCCATAAACTTTTTTAGCTGCTGAGTTTGGTTGCAGATTTCCATTTTCAGCATCTGCAATTCCTAATTCAATAGATTCTTTTTCATCTTCAGAAATTTCATTCCACCAATCTTTAGTTTCATTTTTCCTTAATTCAATAATTTTTTGGATTAAAGTACTATCTTCTAATGTAGTTAACCATTGAATGAGCTCAATCTTAGCATTTAGCAAATTGCTTTCCATAATTCAAATTTAATCTATTTTATTGAGTTTCCAAACTTTTAGTTTTCATAGCTTCTTTTGTAAAAGACGCTGTTGGAAATGGCATTTTATTGCCAATTTAGTCTTATCTTTACAAGCTTAAATGGAAGATTTACAAATCAATATAGAAGCCATTATTTTTGCTTCAGAACAACCTGTTTCTGTACAAGAACTCTGCTTGTTTCTCAATAAGCTTCAAGAAGAAAATGATTATGATGAAACTTTTATAGAAGGCATAGTACAAGTCATCATAGAGAAGTATCAAAATGAAATGTTTCCTTTTGAAGTTGGCAAAGTAGGTGGTGGTTATCAGTTTTTAACCAAAGGAAAGTTGCACGAAGCCGTTTCTAGTTATTTGAATAGAAATACAGTAAAAAGATTGTCGCAAGCAGCTTTAGAAACACTGTCTATTATTGCGTATAAACAGCCAGTTACTAAAACCATTATAGAAACTATTCGTGGTGTAAATGCAGATTATACCGTTCAGAAATTAATAGAATTAGAGTTAATTGAAATTGCAGGAAGAAGCGAAGAAGTTGGCAAACCATTATTGTATAAAACAACGCCATTGTTTTTAGATTATTTTGGAATTAATGGTTTAGAAGAATTGCCAAAATTGAGAGAATTTGAAGAAATACAAAACCAAATAGGTGAGCAAGAAAACATCGAACAAGAAGACCAATTATCATAAGTCTAAATCAAAAAAGAAAGATGAATTTGCTCAGCACATAGAGCAAACAGTTAAGAAATTTAAAGAACCAAGAGAGAAAAAAGAACCTGGATCTAATGAAGTTAGATTGAATAAGTTTATTGCTAATGGCGGAATTGCTGCTAGAAGAAAAGCAGATGAGTTAATTAAAGAAGGTGCAGTTAGTGTAAACGGAAAAGTAGTATTAGAACCTGGATTTAAAATCAAATCTAAAGACAAAGTTACTTACAATGGCAAAGTTGTAGAAGGAGAGAAGTTGTATTATGTGCTTTTAAATAAACCAAAAGGTGTTATTACTACTACTAGTGATGAAAAAGACAGAAAAACAGTAATGGATATTGTTGACATTCGCAAGAATGTGCGTCTTTTTCCTGTTGGTCGATTAGATAGAAATACAACAGGGTTGTTGTTGATTACTAACGATGGAGATTTGTCGCAACAGTTGGCACATCCTAGTAGCAAAATTACCAAAGTCTATCAAGCAGAATTAGATAAACCATTAACCGAAGCCGACTTAAATAAAATTAAAGCAGGTTTAACTTTAGAAGATGGCTTAGTAGAAGTAGATGAAGTAGCTTATACTTTACCACGAGGCGATGACAGACATGTTGGTATTGAATTACATGTAGGCAAAAACAGAATTGTAAGAAGAATATATGAGCATTTAGGTTACGAAGTAAAAAAACTAGATAGAGTACTTTACGCTGGATTAACTAAGAAAAATCTACCACGAGGCAAATGGCGTTTCCTTACAGAAAAAGAAGTTATCTTTTTAAAATATTTTATCTCGAAGAAGAAGTAAACTAAAAAAAGATTTAACATCTATAAAATTTTATTTTTTATAAATTTGTAGTGTTTACAGTTTGTAAACAAGAATAATTATGGAAACATCTAGTAAATATCAAACAAATTCTACAGAAAATAATTTAGATAAGTGGTTTGATGATTTAATTAATCAGTTACACATAGATCATTTACAATTATCAACTAAGACTGCAGATGCTGATAAGGAAAACTTTTATCAAAACTTAATTAGCAATAATGTTGATGGAATGTTAGATTCAATGAATAAAGACAGAATGCAGTATTATATTTCAAATATACTTTTTTCGTATTCTAAAGAATTATTTATTAGATTGCAAAATAATATAGATAAAATTAAAATTGCTGTAGATTATTCTAGTACTAAATTATTGGTTTGGTCTGAAATTCCATCAGAAAATGAAGCTTATTATGAAGATGCATTGCTATTATCAGAAGCAAAGGTAAGTGCCATTTATTTTGATAGAGGTTTTAGTATATCTTCTACTATAGTTTCTAAAGAAGATAATATAAAAATTCCTACTCAATATAAGTTGCTTAATTAAATACTACCATGCCTTTGTTTGAAGAACACTTAAAACAATCTAAAAATAATTTACAGTTCTTAGAAAAAATAAACAAAGAAAACCTTTCTTTTTTTGATTGGAAAGTTACGGTTTGTTTTTATACTGCCTTACATATAATCAATGCACATATTTGTAAGAAAACAGGTGTGAATTATAAATCGCACGAAGAAGTTGATAATGCAATAAATCCAAATAAACAATTATCATTATCTAAACTAAACGAATCAAATTATTTAGCATATAAAAAACTACAGAATTTATCAAGAAGATCAAGGTATTTAGTAAATGAAAGTAATATAAGATCTAATGATGCTTGTTTTACAGAACAAAGGCATTATAAAATGGCATTACAATACTTACAATCTTTAATTAATTTTTTTGAGAATGAATATGATGAAAAATTAATTGTAATTGAAGTTTTGTGTCCAGGTTATGCAGAATCTGCTAATTTTATAACTACCAGAACTTAATTTTTCCAGCAGCGAACCAACACATTCTTAGTAACATCCAACCATTGGTAAATCGTGAGATATTGGTATCACCATAAGTTCGTTCTCTATAACGAATTGGTAAGTCTATTATTTTTAGATTCAGTTTATACGCACCAAATAATAAATCGAAATCACCAAAAGGATCGAAATCGCCAAAAAACTTTCTATTGGCTTTTAATTGTATATAATCTTTTCTAAACATTACTTTAGTGCCACAAAGTGTATCTTTAATTGGCTGTTCTAGCAACCAAGAAAAGACTTTGCTAAAAAACTTATTGCCTAAAGTATTTAAAAAACGCATAGCTTCTTTATCCATTTGATACACCAAACGAGAACCATTAATAAACTCTGCTTTTCGTGTAGCAATAGCATTATAGAATTTTGGTAACTCTTCTGGCGGAACCGTTAAGTCTGCATCGAGAATCATTAAGATGTCTTTGGTTGCCATGTCATAACCTTTTCTTACAGCATCGCCTTTGCCTTTACCATCTT
Above is a genomic segment from Chitinophagales bacterium containing:
- the atpG gene encoding ATP synthase F1 subunit gamma, with product MPANLKEVRARIGSVKSTIQITKAMKMVSAAKLKRATDRIIQIRPYADQLNAVLQNIASNLQGEVNLVYAQERPINRVLVVVITSDKGLCGAFNSNSIKAAKNIIQEKYAEQAANKKVDILTVGKKAYDAFKSSEYKVNKDFTNLFHGLHFDDVAKAAEYIMYAFEQNVYDVVEVAYGKFKNAGTQETTVEQFLPIITTTNEADAKHKADYLFEPEQQKILGSLVPKILKTQFFRYTLDSNASEHGARMTAMDKATENANELLKDLNIMYNRARQAAITTELTEIVSGAAALKG
- a CDS encoding IS1634 family transposase → MSFLRIEKKSSGTYLRILESYRNDEGKSKHKILHTLGKVEDYKPAQLRAIGIQLFELGGGEVKALLTSDLLELGRYNYGYQYLYQKVLQHYGLQDVFRRIASKNKLQFNFSDAVLLMLLERLQDPCSKHQNYLHQSEYLNLPTVSLHHLYRTLDKLADNQSLIQQQIFQTGRDLFNQKLDVVFYDVTTLYFESEVEQQGKLRQKGFSKDGKIGNTQILFCMLIDTDKNPIGYQIFEGNTYEGHTFEKALIDLKKQYQIEKIIMVADRGMLSKHNIEITKNNGYEFILGERIKSLPKTLQTELTDLASFTKQWIYHDTTGEAIVITYKTVEHDGKTIIVTHSQKRAKKDKQDREDKEATAKILLKNTALITKKASRFYIQQNPKGSYELNEQKLINDAKYDGILAISTNNKTLTATQVLEQYKQLYKIEHTFRTFKAHLEIRPMFHWTDKRIKGHICLCYIAYTLLNYTLQRTNKSGLKLTENTLRTTLNKMQVSLLQHNKEQIYVRSRPTENEIALQRAIGLMPLQPIIPKDKLTL
- the scpB gene encoding SMC-Scp complex subunit ScpB — its product is MEDLQINIEAIIFASEQPVSVQELCLFLNKLQEENDYDETFIEGIVQVIIEKYQNEMFPFEVGKVGGGYQFLTKGKLHEAVSSYLNRNTVKRLSQAALETLSIIAYKQPVTKTIIETIRGVNADYTVQKLIELELIEIAGRSEEVGKPLLYKTTPLFLDYFGINGLEELPKLREFEEIQNQIGEQENIEQEDQLS
- a CDS encoding rRNA pseudouridine synthase, yielding MSKKTSNKKTNYHKSKSKKKDEFAQHIEQTVKKFKEPREKKEPGSNEVRLNKFIANGGIAARRKADELIKEGAVSVNGKVVLEPGFKIKSKDKVTYNGKVVEGEKLYYVLLNKPKGVITTTSDEKDRKTVMDIVDIRKNVRLFPVGRLDRNTTGLLLITNDGDLSQQLAHPSSKITKVYQAELDKPLTEADLNKIKAGLTLEDGLVEVDEVAYTLPRGDDRHVGIELHVGKNRIVRRIYEHLGYEVKKLDRVLYAGLTKKNLPRGKWRFLTEKEVIFLKYFISKKK